ACCAGCGACGGCCGTGTTACCGGTTTTGGAGACTTTGCTCGCCCCGTATCAGAGGCTGAACTCAAGGACACCGAACACGACATCGAGACACCGCTCATGTTCACGGGAATTCATATCGTCGAGCCCCGTGTTTTCGATTACATCCCGCGGAGCGTTTATTCGGACATCGTGCCTTCGTTCTATGAACCGGCATTAAGAAATGGCGAGATCATCGCTGCTCACATCACAGATGCCGAATGGTATGAGCTGTCGACGATCCCGCGTTACCTTGATATTTCGCTGGCGATGATGAATGGCGGCAACGTGCATTTTGGGCGCAACTGCGTGATGCAGGGAGCCGTGCGGCTGAAAGATTCAGTTATCTGGGATGATGTGACCATTGGCGAAGACAGCGTTCTGTACAGAACGATAATTGCGGACGGCGTCACGATACCGTCGGGCTCGCAGTTTGAGAACGCGGCGATCGTTCGTGCCGAAATGGTGCGGAATTGCTCTGAGATACCGGATAAGGCAATGCGAGGATATGTGCAGGGCGAGAACTATATTGTTCCGCTGAATTGATCTTGCTGATGAACGCGAAAGTAAGACTTACAACATTCCTTACCTCGAACGGGCAGCCTGATACCATCACGGAACTCGCAGGCGACGCATCGACGCGGGAATATTTTCGTGTGACTTGGAATGAAATGACGGCGATCGCGTGCGTCTATCCCGAGCCGTTCGTTGCCGCTGAGCAGACCTTTCTCGCTACAACAAGACTTTTCCGATCCGCGGATCTGCCGGTCGCGGAGGTCATTGCTTTCAGCGAAGACCTGGGCGTCATCATTCAGGAAGACCTCGGCGACACGATACTTCGCGACGTAATGCTCGCCGCGGACGAAGATGCAGCGGCCAGGCTTCGCGACGAGGCGATATCGCTGATCGTACGAATACAGGCGGCGACGGAGCTTGCGTTCAGCTCAGGCTCGATCGCATCGAAACTGCGTTTTGACAAGGAAAAGCTGCTTTGGGAACTGAATTATTTCAAGGAGCACTACTTCACGACGCTTCGGAACACTCCATTGTCTTCAGAGGACGCCGAAGCGCTAAATACCGAATTTATTGAGCTTGTCGAGGAGCTTGACGAGCGTGCTTCGGTGCTTTGCCATCGCGACTTTCACGCGGCGAATCTCATGCGGGACGGCCGCGGACGGATGCGGATCATCGATCATCAAGATGCGCGGATCGGTTCCGCGGCATATGACCTCGTTTCCCTGCTGCTGGACCGAATAACGGAGCTTCCGTCGCCGCAATGGCTGGCCGCTCGCAGAAAGTTCTTTATTGAGATGCGGACAAAGTTCGGATTGCCGAAGCTCGACGAAGACGATTTTGCCTACGAATTTCGCCTGCAGACGATCCAACGCTGTCTGAAGGCCGCCGGCACGTTCTCGTACCAATCGGCCGTCCGCGGCAAGACGCATTTTCTGCCGTTCATCAAACCGATGTTCGGCATTACGCGACGCGGTGCGGAAAACCTCGGCCGCTTCCCTCACATCCGCAGAATTTTGACGCGCGAGCTGGAAAGCTCAAACGCGTAGATAGTCGCCACGCCAATTCTTCACTGCCAACTTGATCTCTTTCGGCGTGGTCAACTCGCCATTCGCGATGCGGGTTGCCAGATCGGCGAGCTCTTCATCCGACGCAAACCGCAACGCGATGATCTGCGATACTCTAAAATTCGATGCCTTTGCGGCGAGCTCCGGCGGCAGCAGTTCCCTGTAACGCAGCCGCTCTTCCAGGCGAATTACGCGGTCCTGTGCCTTCAGAGCCTGCAATCTTGCGGCCACGCTCATCAGCACAAGGGTGAATGACATCAGCAGATACTGCACGCGATACCAATCAAATTCCTGCACCACGCAAACTATCGCCCAGACCAGATTGATCAGCAGCAGCGGCGAAATGACGTAATGCACCAGCGGAAACCAGCGAGTGTGGTTTTGATAGTTCTGTTGTTCAGCCATTGATTTCTCCTAAAGTTTCGTCGCGGCGAGGTCCTCGGCCGTGCCGGTGAAATCCTCGCCCGGATTCACGAAAAGATTCTGCTCAAAACGATACTGCTTGTCGTAAAGCTGCTTGTACCGTCCGTTCGTCGCGATGAGTTCGTCGTGCGTGCCGCGTTCCAGAATTTCGCCGGCCTCGATCACAAGTATCTGATCGGCGGAGCGGATGGTTGAAAGCCGGTGTGCGATAACAAAGGTCGTGCGTCCCTTTCGCAGATTGTTCAGCCCTTCCTGAATGAGAGCTTCCGATTCGCTGTCGAGCGATGACGTCGCTTCGTCGAGTATCAGTATCTTCGGATCTGCGAGCAAAGCCCTCGCGATGGCGATACGCTGACGCTGGCCGCCGGAGAGCTTTACTCCGCGTTCGCCGACGATAGTATCGTAGCCGTTCGGGAACTTTTCGATGAACTCGTCCGCGTTCGCGATGCGGCAGACCTCCTTTATCGCGTCGATGCCGGCTTCCGGGTCGGCGAAGCGGATATTTTCGAGGATCGTGCCGTCGAAAAGAAAATTGTCTTGCAGCACCACGCCGAGCAGCCGTCTGTAATCGCGGAGCCTGACGCTTTGCAGATCGCGGCCGTCTATCAGAATGCTGCCCGCGTCGGACCGCAGGCTGCCAGCCTGCAACTTGTCAGAACCGCCTGCGGTAGCGGGCGGTTGAGTTAAACCACCCGCTACCGCAGGTGGCTCTGACTTGGTCGGCTGGATAAAATTCAGAACCAGCGATAGGATCGTCGATTTGCCGGAGCCCGAAGAACCGACGAGAGCGGTCGTCGTGCCGGCGTCGGCGGTGAATGATATACCTTTGAGCACCGGCACGCCCGGCTCGTATTCGAACCACACATTGTCAAATTCGATCTTTCCTTCGGCGGACGGTATCGGTTCCCGCTTCGCGTCCTCCTCGGTCTCGGTGGTCATCGACATCACCTCGCGGATGCGGTCGAGCCCCGCGAGTGCCTCGGTGACCTGCGTGCCGATGGCGGCGAGTTCGATGATCGGCAGTGCGAGGAGGAACGTGAACGAGATGTACATCAGAAAATCGCCGAGCGTCATCGTTTCGGCACGCAGGGCGTTGCCGCCGACGAGCATCATCACTACGGCGACGGCGCCGATCACGATGGCGGCGAAGGAATTTATCGCGGAAACGCCCGTCACCGTTTTGGCGACGTTGCGAAACAGCCGATGTGCGCCGCGTGCGAACGAGAGTTCCTCGCGTTTTTCGGCGGTGTAGGCCTTAACTATGCGAATTCCGCCGAGAGATTCGCCCAAACGCCCCGTCACCTGAGCCGTTATCTCGCCGCGTTCGCGGAAAACGGGCCGCAGCACCTTAAATGCGTACAGCAGAAACCCGCCGAATACCAGCAGCACGGCGATGGTGGCGATAGTCAGCAGCCAGTTCAGATAAAACAGCACGCCGATGGAGATGGTCGCGGTGACGAGGCTGCCCAGAATTTGCCCAAGTCCCGTGCCGACGAGGTTGCGGATGCCTTCCGCGTCGTTCATGATCCGCGAAATGAGCTGGCCGGTCTGCGTCGAATCAAAATACGATATCGGCAGGCGTTCGACGTGCGTCTGCACGCGTTTTCGCATCTCGGTTATCGCACGCTGTGCCGCCACGCCGAGTATCTGCGACAGCGCAAATCCGGTCGCTCCCTGTATCAGCGTCGCCAGCCCGACCGCCAGAGCGATCCATTTCAGCAGCTCGAAATTGCGGTTCGTGAATATCTCGTCGCCGATGTATTTCGTCGAAGCGGGCAGCACCATTCCCGCGAGCCTCGAAACAAGCAGCAGAACGCTCCCCAACGCCAGCCGCCAGCGTGCGTCCCAGACGATCTTCCTCGCCTCGGCCCACGCACCCGTGTAGCTGATCTTCTTTTTGCCCTTTTCCGAGCCGCCGCCCGCATCATCCGCCATTCGTTACAGTGTTCGCCCGCAAAACCTACAAGTCAAGCCCGCACCGTGTCGCACCGCACGCCCGCCGGCCTGCATCCTATTTGCACAAGCCCGCGCGTGAGCAAGGGCGATAGCGAACGACCGGCACAAACGAAGAAGCCGCACGCATCTTCTGCCCGCGTTCTTTCCGCCTGACCATGCTCCGGATATCGCCCCTGCACAAGCCCGCAAGTGAGCAAGGGCGATAGCGAACGACCGGCACAAACGAAGAAGCCGCACGCATCTTCTGCCCGCGTTCTTTCCGCCTGACCATGCTCCGGATATCGCCCTTGCTCACGCGCGGGCTTCTGCAGCTTGGTGTTTGCGGTCGCGGAGATCGGTTGAATTTAGGCAATTTCGGTGTTCAGCAGCGTCGCTGAAGCGTTCAGTGGCGTCGCTGAAGTGTTCAGCAGCGTCGCTGAAGCGTTCAGCAGCGTCGCTGAAGCGTTCAGCAGCGTCGCTGAAGCGTTCAGCAGCGTCGCTGAAGTGTTCAGTTGCGTCGCTGAAGCGTTCAGTAGCGTCGCTGAAGTGTTCAGTTGCGTCGCTGAAGCGTTCAGCAGCGTCGCTGAAGCGTTCAGTTGCATCGCTGAAGTGTTCAGTGGCGTCACTGAAGTGTTCAGTTGCGTCGCGTATCCGTTCGGCGGACCGGCGGTACGATTCGCGAGTACGACCGCAGGATTCCGGGGTCCGAATACGGTCAGGAATGATACCAATATTCGACGGCGCGCATTGGCTCCAAATTTCCGCTTGCATTTTCCACTTTGCCGGGAATATAATCCGCTTTACCTGTTAAGAACTCAACGGTGCTGAACGCGGTAAAGCCTTCGAAAAGGCTCGAGAAAAGATCGCCCTCGATCCATGGCGGCCTTTGGTCGGGGTTTTTTCGGATGAATTCCGCCTGTTCCCGGGCGGCGCGTTCGAACATTTTCAGCGAACCGGGCGAAAGATACGGCGAAAGCTCGTCCATCTGCTCCTTTTTCGGCATGCCGCTGACGCCCATGTGGTAGAGCCGCGAATAGAATTCATCCGTCACGGCGGCGGCCGTCTTTGTCTGTGCGAATGCGGCCGGTGCGGCCGATAACAGCATCACAGCGGCTAATGTCAGTATCTGTGCGGCACGTCTCATCATCATCCGCTCCATGTCGGGAAAGTTGCGAACAGTGTGCGTCTTGTTCGCCGAAGTGTCAACGAACGCGGCGGCATTCTTTTGCGGGAGCCGCGAATCGTTTAGAATCAAATTTTTATGCAGCAGACATATATCGATCAACTGAAAGATCACATCGGCGAAGCGGTCACGTTGAAGGGCTGGCTTTATAACAAGCGTTCGAGCGGAAAGCTCGTGTTTTTGCAGCTGCGTGATGGGACGGGCATCGTGCAGTGTGTGGTATTCAAGCCGAACGACGAGGCGTTGTACGACCTGGCGGATTCGTTGGGGCAGGAATCTTCGATCATCGTCAACGGAACCGTGAAAGAGGACGCGCGTTCGCCGATCGGCGTCGAGCTCGACGTGACCGCGATCGAGGTGCTGCAGAACGTCCACGATTATCCGATCACGCCGAAAGAACACGGCACCGATTTTCTGATGGACAACCGCCATCTGTGGATACGTTCGAAAAAACAGCACGCCGTTCTCAAGATCCGCCATACGGTGATCAAGGCAGTGCGCGATTATTTTGACGGGCAAGGTTTCACGCTCGCCGATACGCCGATATTCACGCCGGCCGCTTGCGAAGGCACGACGACGCTGTTCGAGGTGGATTATTTTGGCGACGACAAGGCCTATTTGACGCAGTCTGGACAGCTTTATAACGAAGCGACCGCCGCCGCATTTGGCAAGAGCTATGCGTTCGGGCCGACGTTTCGTGCCGAGAAATCGAAGACGCGGCGGCATCTCACCGAATTCTGGATGGTCGAGCCCGAGGTCGCCTACGCCGGCTACGAAGACATGATGGACCTCGGCGAAGGCCTGATCCTGTTCATCGTCGATCGTGTCCTCAACGACCGCAAACATGAACTCGCCACGCTCGAACGCGATACCGCTGTTCTCGAAGCGATAAAAGGCCCGTTCCCGCGGCTGCATTACGACGATGCAGTGAAGATGCTGCAGGAGGGCTACGATAAAGGTGAACTGGCCGGGGCGCAGGCTGCCAGCCTGCCCGGCCAAGGTGCGGAAGATGCAGGCAAGCTGCCTGCGGTCCGGCGATTTGAATGGGGTGGTGATTTCGGTTCGCCCGACGAGACCTATCTGTCGAAGCAGTTCGGGCTGCCGGTTTTTGTGCATCACTTCCCGACCGCGATCAAAGGTTTTTATTTCGAGGTCGACAAAGATCGCCCCGAATGCGCCCTCGGCATCGACCTGCTCGCCCCCGAAGGCTACGGCGAGATCATCGGCGGCGGCGAACGCGCGACTTCGCTTGAGTATCTCGAGTCGCAGCTAAAACATCACAACCTGCCGCAGGAGATATTCGAATGGTATCTCGACCTCCGCCGCTACGGCTCCGTCCCCCACGCCGGCTTCGGCATGGGCATCGAACGCACCGTCGCCTGGATGGCCGGCATCGAACACGTGCGGGAAACAATACCATTCCCGAGGATGTTGTATAGGTTGAGGCCGTAAGGTTATTAGTGAGTCTTTTTAAAGAACTTATGTCGGAACGGCTAACGGAACTTATTGACGAAATTCGTTCGGCGTTTGCTGATGTTTCTCGTGGCGAGGGCATCTCGCTTCATCAAGCCAAAGCGATCGATGAAAGGAAGTCTCCCGAACATCAGCTTGCCGAACGACGACGTGATATTGAAAAATGTTGGCAAGATATTCCATGTGAGGAAATCATCGAATGCGAATCCGCGCTGTCTTTTTTTGACCCCGCTGGTTTTAGATATTACCTGCCAGCTTTTATGTTGTGTGGTCTGAATTCCCACCAACCAATATTTGAAGAAATACTACATTCCTGCACATTCCATCTATTGAAAGAAAGTGAGGTGTCATTGCGAGAATCAGAACCTGCACGAATTGCGATCAATTTTGGTTTTTCTACAGCACAGTGTAGGGCAATCGCAAAATTCTTACGATTTGTCGTCGGCCCGGACGACGTGAATAGTCGCGAGGGGCCAACTACATTGCGTGCCGTCGCCAAATGGGAGGAATTTGTTAGCTAGAATTCGCACTAATCATGCCGAACGTCGTTATCATCGCGGGTCCGAACGGAGCGGGAAAATCAACGCTTGCACCGCATTTGCTACGTGATACGCTAAACATTACTGAATTTGTTAACGCCGATACGATTGCCGAAGGCCTTTCGGCATTTGCACCGGAGCGAGCGGCATTTGATGCGGGGCGAGTGATGTTAAAGCGTTTGGATGATCTAGGCTCATCCGGACAAGATTTTGCTTTCGAAACAACCCTTGCGACGCGGTCATATATCAAGAGGATTAGAGATCTTATAGAAAGTGGCTATCGGGTTAATTTAATCTTCCTATGGCTTAAAAGCCCGGAACTTGCGATCGAACGTGTTGCGGAACGCGTGAGAACCGGCGGACATTACATTCCGACCGAAGTGATCCGGCGGCGTTACGAACGAGGCTTGAGTAACTTGTTTACTTTTTACATGCCCGCGGTAAGCGCTTGGAGTGTGCGCGATACGAATCTCGCCGGATCTGTTGAGATCGCGCGTTATAATGAGAAAGAAGGCGAAAGTATTATTGACCAAGAAAAATGGAAGATCATAAAACAGTAAAAGAAGATTCAGTCGATCTGCTTGTAGAGTACGCAGACGAAATAGACGCGGCGTGTAAACTTGCGGTTCGCGAAGCCCTAAAGAAACACAAGCTCGCGGGCAATGCGATTGCTGTGTCTCAGAATGGAAAGGTTGTGTTGCTCCGGTCGGATGAGATCGAAATAGCCTAATGGGAATTTACAGAGCAAAGGTATCCTGGGTCTCTGACACCCCAGATACTTTCACCAAAAACCGCTATTCACGCGGCCACAAGTGGTCGTTTGACGGCGGAGTGACGGTTCCCGCGTCGAGTTCACCGCAAGTGGTTAACAGATACTCGGTCGAGGCGGCGATCGATCCTGAGGAAGCGTTGGTCGCGTCAGTCTCGGCGTGTCATATGTTGACATTTCTCTATCTGGCGGCGAGGGCCGGCTTTCGGATCGATGCTTATTCAGATAATGCGGCAGGCGAAATGGCAGCAAACGACAACGGCAAACAGTGGCTAGCGAAGATCACGCTTGACCCGCAGATCGAATGGGCGGGTGACAAACTGCCGACCGCCGACGAGATCGTTGACCTGCATCATCGTGCACACGAGGAGTGTTATATCGCGAATTCGATCAGGTCTGAGGTCGTCGTAAAGAAGTGAAAATTTCCCGCAAAGGGGCAAAATAGACAAAGGACGCAGAGGAAGAAAGTATGAAGAAGCGGTCGTTCAGGTTGGGTAGTAGTTTAGTTCTTGTCGCGGCGTTAGCGTTTTCGGCGTTTGGCCAGCAATTGGTCTCATCGTCAACGAACGCAACGATGACGGCTGCTGAATTGAACGAGCGGATGGCGAAAGCGTTCGGCAGTTACGCTCCGGCTCCGTTCGAAACCAGCGTCGAGCTCATCAAGGTCACTTACACATCGCTCGACGCCAAAAACAGGCGTGCGAATCTCACAGGCCTCGTCGCCTTGCCGGTCGGCGGTGCCCCAAAAGGGCTCGTCGTTTATTGCCACGGCACGACTGTCGATCGTGATCGTTCGCCGTCGCGTTTCAAAGGCAAAGGCGAGGCTCCGGAGACGATCGAGGCGATCACGGGGCTTGCTTCTGGCGGTTATGCGGTCGTTTTGCCCGATTACATTGGGCTCGGCGATCATCAGGCGGCTCATCCGTATCCGCTTAGTAAAGTAAATGCACGTTCCGGCGTCGATATCATTCCGGCGGCTCGCGAACTTATTCGTCAGCGCAACTACAACGCCGGTCCGCAGCTTTACATCACCGGTTATAGCGAGGGCGGCGGCGTCGCGATGGCATTGACTCAGGCTCTGCAAGCGATGGTCGGGCCGGAATACAGCGTCACGGCGTCCGCGCCTGCTGCCGGGCCGTACGATCTGTCGGGTGCGACACGCGAAGCGATCCTCGCTGAGACCGGCGAGCAGGTCGGCTTTGTCACGCGGCTTTATCTTACGTCGTATGGTGTCAATTATCTGGTCAAAGAAAAGGGCATGAAATGGCGGGATTTCTTCAAACCTGCCCTCGCTAACGCCCTCGCTCTCAATTACCGTGGCGATCACACCGACGATGGTCTGATCAAGACCATCGGCATAACAACGACGCTCATGCGTTCGAAAAATCGGCTCTCAAATGCGATGCAGCCGGCGTTCCTGAACGCAATGCGTCGCAATGACAGCCGCAATCTGTTCGTGCGGATGCTCAAAGAGAACGACGTTTACGACTGGGCACCGACGCGGCCGATGCTGCTCGTCGCTCTCGAGGGCGACACCGTCGTCACATACCAGAACACTGAGAACGCTTACAACGCAATGCGTCGTCGAGGCGTCAGTACGAGCACCTTAAAACGATTTACCTTTCGCGACGCCGAGCTCAATCACATAACCGCGATCGCTCCGTCGATGTCGGTCGTGCGTAGGTTCTTTGACGGCGGATTCGCGGCCGTGCCTGAGGCAAGATAGGGCGGGCCGTAGATCAAGCTCGGCAGAACGCCTCTGTCGATAACTATTGATCTCGGAATCGTTAATTGACGCGTCAGCAGCGGTCAAGAAAGCGCTTCATATAAAACATTTTAGCAAGATCGCGTTTATTTGCGGCATTTTTCGGTTTTGGTTAGCTCAACTGTCGAAGTGTTTACGTCAAAATAAAATGTATCGCGGTGATGATACATTTGTAGTTAATGCAAAGTCGCCGTAGAACTGCTTTCACAAAATGTATCAATATTATGATACATCGCGATCAGCAGACATTGCGTTGTCGTTTCAACAACTGAAAATGTATCAGCGTGATGATACAAAATAAGCTGAGCAACACGAGCGAATAAACTGCGATCTGAGAATGTATTAGCGTTGTGATAAAAATGCGTATTGCAAGAAAACCATTGCGTCCGAATGTTAGAAAATGTATCGTATGTATGATACATTGTATCTGAAAGATGATACATTGCATTTCACCTCACTTTAAAGGCAGGACGAATATATGCGGCCCGATCAGCGATGGTTTCCGACGAGTAGAGCCGAACGTGTGGCGTGGTTTCATAATTTTGCGACCGTTTTTACAGATATCGGCATTGGTCTTGGGTTTTCTCAGGCCGAGATCGACTCCGTCAATGCTGACAACGCCATCGTAAAAGCCTCAGCCAACGCGATCGCGAGCGTGAGAGCGTTCGATCGAGCCGTGATCGCCTTTGAACGGAATGCTCTCAGCGGCAGATCGACCGGAGCAACGCTTTCGTTCCCTGCAACACCGGAATTTGCGATGCCGCCGATGGTAAAGAATGGCGTTTTCGAGCGTCTCGAACGCCTCGTCAGGCGAATTCGGCTCGCGAACGGCTACAACGAAGATGTCGGCGTTCAATTGGGCATCGTGCCCACGCGTTCTCGGGCCATCGATGTCTCGCAGGTCGTTCCCTCCTTCAGGATGTCGACCTCGGGCGATAAATATTCGTTCGCTGTTAAGGCCGCCAAACGCGGCTATGACGGCTTTCGCGTCGAATATCGCCGAAATATGACGAACGAATGGGAATCGACGCCGACTTTTACACGTTCTCCGGCTCAGATCCGCGTAAAACCGACAAAATTTGGCGAACCTGAACTCCTGCATGTCCGCATTCGAATGGTAAAGGCCGATCAGGCGGTCGGAAAATACTCCGACGAGCAGACGGTTGTGATATTGCCGTAACGTTTTGACTGCTATAATAGCGGTAAAATGACACACAAACTTAGAAATGATCTCATCGTCGCGATCGTGATGGTCTTCGCGTTCGCTGCCTTGCCGGCGTTTGCTCAGCAGCCGATCGAGGACCTCAAGCCGACGGTCATTCTGATCTCGCTCGACGGGTTTCGCTACGATTACGTCGATAAATACGAGGCTCCGACGATCAGGCGGCTCGCGACTGAGGGCGTGCGGGCGAAATGGATGATCCCGTCGTTCCCGACGAAGACGTTCCCGAATCATTACACGGTCGTGACGGGGCTTTATCCCGCAAATCACGGGCTGGTTGAGAACAATGTTTTCGATTTCGGCACCGTTTTTACGATGTCCAAACGCGAAGAGGTCGAGAACCCGCGTTGGTGGGGCGGCGAGCCGATCTGGGTGACCGCAGAGTCGCAAGGCCAGATCGCGGCGTCGTTCTTTTGGGTCGGCAGCGAGGCAAAGGTAAAGGATAGACAGCCCACGTATTGGAAACGCTACGACGGAAAAGTGCCGAACGAAGAGCGCGTCGATACCGTGTTAAGTTGGCTCGATCTGCCGCGTGAAAAGCGGCCTACGATCATCACGCTCTATTTCAGCGATACGGACGATGCCGGCCACGCTGCCGGCCCCGATTCGGAAGCGGTAAAGAACGCGGTCAAAAAGGTCGATGGCGATATCGCGAGGCTTGTCGAAGGGCTAAAGAAGCGCAAGATCGACGGAAAGGCGAACATTATCATCACTTCCGATCACGGCATGGCGGCGGTGCCGGCGGGCAACGTCGTTTATATATATCGTGCTTTGCGTGAGGAGTGGTTGGAACGCGATCCGATCACGACCGGCGAGATCTGGCAAATTTGGCCCAAGCCAGAGCGAACCGACGAGATGATGACGGCTCTCGCACGGCTTGAGAACACAACGTGTTGGCGAAAGGCAGACATTCCCGACCGTTTTCACTACAAACAAGGTGCCCGCGTTGCTCCTGTCATCTGTTCGGCGAAGCTAGGCTGGTCGATGTCCGCAAACAAACGTCCGCCCGCAAGGCCGCCGACGACTAACGATGCCCGCGTCCGCGGAGCTCACGGATTCGACAATCAGTACCAGGAAATGCAGGCGACTTTCATCGCCCATGGCCGCGCGTTCAAAAAGAACAAGACCGTCGAGCCGTTCGCCAACGTCGAGGTCTATAACGTGATGTGCAAGATTTTAGGCATCAAACCCGCCCCGAACGACGGCGACCTGCGACGAGTAAAGTCGATGTTGAGGTAAGGGAATTTGAACCGCGGAGACGCAGAGACGCTGAGATAAGGCACAGTAATTATCCTATGTGTGTCCTGAAGCGCTTCCAAGGCTCAATCCGTCTTAGCCCAAAAATCATTTCTTCTCTGCGTCTCAGCGTCTCTGCGGTTAATTCCCCGATCGAATCGTCAACACCGCGATCTCCGGCGGGACCATGAACCGAAACGGCAACACGCTCGTGCCGATGCCGGATGTGACGAAAAGATCGACATTATTCTCACGAACGTGTCCATAAGCGTATTTTTGCCCGTACGACGACGGGATTCCCGGAC
This sequence is a window from Acidobacteriota bacterium. Protein-coding genes within it:
- a CDS encoding NDP-sugar synthase codes for the protein MKAMILAAGFGTRLFPLTIDRTKPAIPFLGKPLVGYVAEYLARFGISDVVVNLHHQPDSVRRALGDGSDFGVNITYTVEEPKILGTAGALDNAREILEDDRFVIVNGKIITDIDIGQALEAHVRTGALATMILKPNVKREKFTIVETSDGRVTGFGDFARPVSEAELKDTEHDIETPLMFTGIHIVEPRVFDYIPRSVYSDIVPSFYEPALRNGEIIAAHITDAEWYELSTIPRYLDISLAMMNGGNVHFGRNCVMQGAVRLKDSVIWDDVTIGEDSVLYRTIIADGVTIPSGSQFENAAIVRAEMVRNCSEIPDKAMRGYVQGENYIVPLN
- a CDS encoding phosphotransferase, giving the protein MNAKVRLTTFLTSNGQPDTITELAGDASTREYFRVTWNEMTAIACVYPEPFVAAEQTFLATTRLFRSADLPVAEVIAFSEDLGVIIQEDLGDTILRDVMLAADEDAAARLRDEAISLIVRIQAATELAFSSGSIASKLRFDKEKLLWELNYFKEHYFTTLRNTPLSSEDAEALNTEFIELVEELDERASVLCHRDFHAANLMRDGRGRMRIIDHQDARIGSAAYDLVSLLLDRITELPSPQWLAARRKFFIEMRTKFGLPKLDEDDFAYEFRLQTIQRCLKAAGTFSYQSAVRGKTHFLPFIKPMFGITRRGAENLGRFPHIRRILTRELESSNA
- a CDS encoding ABC transporter ATP-binding protein, whose translation is MADDAGGGSEKGKKKISYTGAWAEARKIVWDARWRLALGSVLLLVSRLAGMVLPASTKYIGDEIFTNRNFELLKWIALAVGLATLIQGATGFALSQILGVAAQRAITEMRKRVQTHVERLPISYFDSTQTGQLISRIMNDAEGIRNLVGTGLGQILGSLVTATISIGVLFYLNWLLTIATIAVLLVFGGFLLYAFKVLRPVFRERGEITAQVTGRLGESLGGIRIVKAYTAEKREELSFARGAHRLFRNVAKTVTGVSAINSFAAIVIGAVAVVMMLVGGNALRAETMTLGDFLMYISFTFLLALPIIELAAIGTQVTEALAGLDRIREVMSMTTETEEDAKREPIPSAEGKIEFDNVWFEYEPGVPVLKGISFTADAGTTTALVGSSGSGKSTILSLVLNFIQPTKSEPPAVAGGLTQPPATAGGSDKLQAGSLRSDAGSILIDGRDLQSVRLRDYRRLLGVVLQDNFLFDGTILENIRFADPEAGIDAIKEVCRIANADEFIEKFPNGYDTIVGERGVKLSGGQRQRIAIARALLADPKILILDEATSSLDSESEALIQEGLNNLRKGRTTFVIAHRLSTIRSADQILVIEAGEILERGTHDELIATNGRYKQLYDKQYRFEQNLFVNPGEDFTGTAEDLAATKL
- the asnS gene encoding asparagine--tRNA ligase, which produces MQQTYIDQLKDHIGEAVTLKGWLYNKRSSGKLVFLQLRDGTGIVQCVVFKPNDEALYDLADSLGQESSIIVNGTVKEDARSPIGVELDVTAIEVLQNVHDYPITPKEHGTDFLMDNRHLWIRSKKQHAVLKIRHTVIKAVRDYFDGQGFTLADTPIFTPAACEGTTTLFEVDYFGDDKAYLTQSGQLYNEATAAAFGKSYAFGPTFRAEKSKTRRHLTEFWMVEPEVAYAGYEDMMDLGEGLILFIVDRVLNDRKHELATLERDTAVLEAIKGPFPRLHYDDAVKMLQEGYDKGELAGAQAASLPGQGAEDAGKLPAVRRFEWGGDFGSPDETYLSKQFGLPVFVHHFPTAIKGFYFEVDKDRPECALGIDLLAPEGYGEIIGGGERATSLEYLESQLKHHNLPQEIFEWYLDLRRYGSVPHAGFGMGIERTVAWMAGIEHVRETIPFPRMLYRLRP
- a CDS encoding zeta toxin family protein; this translates as MPNVVIIAGPNGAGKSTLAPHLLRDTLNITEFVNADTIAEGLSAFAPERAAFDAGRVMLKRLDDLGSSGQDFAFETTLATRSYIKRIRDLIESGYRVNLIFLWLKSPELAIERVAERVRTGGHYIPTEVIRRRYERGLSNLFTFYMPAVSAWSVRDTNLAGSVEIARYNEKEGESIIDQEKWKIIKQ
- a CDS encoding OsmC family protein — protein: MGIYRAKVSWVSDTPDTFTKNRYSRGHKWSFDGGVTVPASSSPQVVNRYSVEAAIDPEEALVASVSACHMLTFLYLAARAGFRIDAYSDNAAGEMAANDNGKQWLAKITLDPQIEWAGDKLPTADEIVDLHHRAHEECYIANSIRSEVVVKK
- a CDS encoding alkaline phosphatase family protein is translated as MTHKLRNDLIVAIVMVFAFAALPAFAQQPIEDLKPTVILISLDGFRYDYVDKYEAPTIRRLATEGVRAKWMIPSFPTKTFPNHYTVVTGLYPANHGLVENNVFDFGTVFTMSKREEVENPRWWGGEPIWVTAESQGQIAASFFWVGSEAKVKDRQPTYWKRYDGKVPNEERVDTVLSWLDLPREKRPTIITLYFSDTDDAGHAAGPDSEAVKNAVKKVDGDIARLVEGLKKRKIDGKANIIITSDHGMAAVPAGNVVYIYRALREEWLERDPITTGEIWQIWPKPERTDEMMTALARLENTTCWRKADIPDRFHYKQGARVAPVICSAKLGWSMSANKRPPARPPTTNDARVRGAHGFDNQYQEMQATFIAHGRAFKKNKTVEPFANVEVYNVMCKILGIKPAPNDGDLRRVKSMLR